The proteins below come from a single Mucilaginibacter mali genomic window:
- a CDS encoding alpha/beta fold hydrolase yields MDLVLKEEHGFSYIDEGEGEVLLLLHGLMGALSNWERVVEEFRSEYRVIIPMLPIYDLPLLTTGVKSLSKFVHKFVKHKGLKDITLLGNSLGGHVGLIYTLAHQEYVKALVLTGSSGLYENAFGGSFPRRESYDFVKEKVEYTFYDPATATKELVDEVFATINDRHRVIRILAMAKSAIRHNMSKEVHKIKVPTALIWGRDDKITPPDVAVEFNQLIPNSELHWIDKCGHAAMMERPEEFNVLLKAFLQKIKN; encoded by the coding sequence ATGGATCTCGTACTGAAGGAAGAACACGGTTTCAGCTATATTGATGAAGGCGAAGGCGAGGTGCTGCTACTATTACACGGCCTGATGGGCGCGTTAAGCAACTGGGAACGGGTTGTTGAAGAGTTCAGATCGGAGTATAGGGTAATTATCCCTATGCTGCCTATATACGATCTGCCACTGCTTACCACCGGGGTAAAAAGCTTATCGAAGTTTGTACACAAGTTTGTAAAGCATAAGGGGTTAAAGGATATCACCCTGCTGGGTAATTCGCTTGGCGGGCACGTGGGCCTCATTTATACCCTGGCACACCAGGAATATGTAAAGGCGCTGGTATTAACCGGTAGTTCGGGTTTGTACGAGAACGCCTTTGGCGGATCGTTCCCGCGCCGCGAGAGTTATGATTTTGTAAAGGAAAAGGTGGAATATACCTTTTACGATCCGGCCACGGCTACCAAAGAATTGGTTGACGAAGTATTCGCCACCATAAACGACAGGCATAGGGTTATCCGCATCCTGGCCATGGCCAAATCGGCCATCAGGCATAACATGAGCAAGGAGGTGCATAAGATTAAGGTGCCTACAGCGTTAATATGGGGTAGGGATGACAAGATCACACCGCCTGATGTGGCCGTTGAGTTTAATCAATTGATACCAAACTCGGAGTTGCACTGGATAGATAAATGCGGGCATGCCGCCATGATGGAGCGCCCCGAAGAGTTTAATGTACTGCTAAAAGCATTTTTACAAAAGATAAAAAACTAA
- a CDS encoding CBS domain-containing protein: MVAIELVSDSIPPVHTSDTIQKVLDRMVEFRVSHMPIVNESQFLGLLSDDDLVGETDYQAAIGSLGLSLINPYVLEQQHIYDVMRLFYEQQLTMVPVLNTAKDYQGVISINTMVEYFAKLTSSAEPGGIIVLEIGNKDNSLAHMAQIVESDNAQVLSSYIRTFPDSTKMEITLKVNKQDISNITATFLRYGYDIKATFNHADHDDGSKDRYDSLMNYLNI; encoded by the coding sequence ATGGTTGCAATTGAATTAGTTTCCGACTCGATACCACCGGTACATACCTCTGATACGATACAGAAGGTACTCGACCGTATGGTGGAGTTTCGTGTTAGCCATATGCCAATTGTAAATGAAAGCCAGTTTTTAGGTTTACTGTCAGACGATGACCTGGTGGGCGAGACCGATTACCAGGCCGCCATAGGCTCCTTAGGATTATCCTTAATTAATCCTTACGTGCTGGAACAGCAGCATATTTACGATGTGATGCGCCTGTTTTACGAACAACAGCTAACCATGGTGCCGGTATTAAACACGGCGAAAGATTACCAGGGCGTAATATCCATTAACACCATGGTAGAATATTTTGCCAAATTAACCTCGTCGGCCGAGCCGGGCGGTATCATCGTGCTGGAAATTGGCAATAAGGATAATTCGCTGGCCCACATGGCGCAGATCGTCGAATCGGATAACGCGCAGGTGCTGAGTTCTTATATCCGTACCTTCCCCGATTCTACCAAAATGGAAATTACCCTAAAGGTGAACAAGCAGGATATATCCAACATCACCGCTACCTTTTTACGGTACGGATACGATATTAAGGCCACCTTTAACCATGCCGATCATGACGACGGTTCTAAAGACCGTTATGATTCGCTGATGAATTACCTGAATATATAA
- a CDS encoding NAD kinase, translated as MKIAIYGRQFNDTALPYIQQVFDNLAQHQAEIYVHHQLEVHLSGRIVTTPYKILEKGATLKGFIDVFLTIGGDGTLLDMVSLIRDSGIPVIGINFGRLGFLASVNKNDIAAAIYAVVNKQFTLDSRDLLNIESEVKIFGDDNFALNDITIHKRDDSAMITTHAYLNGEILNSYWGDGIIISTPTGSTAYSLSCGGPIIFPQSNSVAITPISPHNLNVRPVILPDNSVLTFEVECRSANYLVSCDSRTAVIEKSMKFKIYKAGFQLNLIRLNNESYLTTLRNKLLWGLDVRNY; from the coding sequence ATGAAGATAGCAATATACGGCAGGCAATTTAACGATACGGCATTGCCGTACATACAGCAGGTATTTGATAACCTGGCCCAGCATCAGGCCGAAATTTATGTGCATCATCAATTAGAAGTGCACCTTTCGGGGCGTATTGTAACCACGCCTTATAAAATACTTGAAAAAGGCGCTACACTGAAAGGTTTTATCGATGTATTCCTGACCATTGGCGGCGATGGTACGCTGCTGGATATGGTTAGCCTGATCCGCGATTCGGGTATCCCGGTCATCGGTATCAACTTTGGCCGCTTAGGTTTTTTGGCCAGTGTAAACAAGAACGATATTGCCGCCGCCATTTACGCCGTAGTGAACAAACAGTTTACGCTGGATAGCCGCGACCTGCTGAATATCGAATCGGAAGTGAAAATATTTGGCGATGATAACTTCGCGCTGAATGATATTACCATCCATAAGCGCGACGATTCGGCTATGATCACCACCCATGCCTACCTCAATGGCGAGATCCTGAACTCGTACTGGGGCGATGGGATTATTATTTCTACACCTACCGGGTCAACAGCCTATTCGCTAAGCTGCGGCGGGCCTATTATCTTCCCGCAATCAAACAGTGTGGCTATTACGCCAATCTCTCCGCATAATTTAAACGTAAGGCCGGTGATTTTGCCCGATAACAGCGTGCTGACCTTCGAGGTAGAATGCCGCAGCGCCAACTACCTGGTCAGTTGCGACTCGCGTACGGCGGTGATAGAGAAAAGCATGAAGTTTAAGATCTATAAGGCCGGTTTTCAGTTAAATTTGATCAGGTTGAATAATGAAAGCTATTTAACTACGTTAAGGAACAAGTTATTGTGGGGATTGGATGTCCGCAATTATTAA
- the porG gene encoding type IX secretion system protein PorG: MAWKRLFAFCFLLSAFQAKLFAQTWEAGVSAGASGYMGDLNQQNPAKISGYNLGVFVQRNFNPYFALKLHYSHGEIAGADSTSGTQQFRDRNLSFKTKLDELSLIAEVNFMRYTPGAGRDRFTPYIFFGVGGLNYNPQATYSGVEYDLRPLMTEGQATPYKNMAIVVPFGAGIKYNFSNNCNIMFNAGYRYAMTDYIDDVSGAYAKKSSFSNPVAMALSDRSGEQTGVYIGTPGTQRGDYRSHDTYLFVGFTLSFTFVTANCYY, translated from the coding sequence TTGGCTTGGAAAAGGCTTTTTGCCTTTTGCTTTCTGCTTTCTGCTTTCCAGGCCAAACTTTTCGCCCAAACATGGGAGGCGGGGGTATCAGCGGGCGCCTCAGGCTACATGGGCGATCTGAACCAGCAGAACCCGGCTAAGATCAGCGGTTATAATTTAGGCGTGTTCGTGCAGCGCAACTTTAATCCTTACTTTGCGCTTAAACTGCATTACAGTCATGGGGAAATTGCCGGTGCCGACAGTACATCGGGTACGCAACAATTTCGCGATCGTAACCTGAGCTTTAAAACCAAACTGGATGAACTAAGCCTGATAGCCGAGGTTAACTTTATGCGCTACACACCGGGAGCCGGCCGCGACCGTTTTACACCCTATATCTTTTTTGGAGTTGGCGGCCTTAACTATAATCCGCAGGCTACCTATTCAGGCGTTGAGTACGACCTGCGCCCGCTAATGACCGAAGGACAGGCAACGCCTTATAAAAACATGGCTATTGTAGTGCCTTTTGGAGCGGGCATCAAGTATAATTTCTCTAATAATTGTAATATCATGTTTAACGCAGGGTACCGTTATGCAATGACGGATTATATTGATGACGTAAGCGGTGCCTACGCCAAAAAGAGCAGCTTCAGCAACCCGGTTGCCATGGCCCTGTCCGATCGCTCGGGCGAACAGACCGGCGTTTATATCGGCACACCAGGCACCCAGCGTGGCGATTATCGCAGCCATGATACTTATCTATTTGTGGGCTTTACGTTATCGTTTACGTTTGTTACGGCTAATTGTTATTATTGA
- a CDS encoding ExbD/TolR family protein — translation MAELNESPAKNAGGAKPRKKMSTRVDLTAMVDLAFLLVTFFMLTTSLSKPKAMNLAMPDNTEPGPVAASRTVTLCLGKDNQLVYYRGEIDKPVDAPQVIGYQKDLRHTLLTTAQKIKAETGKDMIVVIKPGEHSVYGNVVNTIDELNITRSPIYAVTEITPKDNDLLKQKSIF, via the coding sequence ATGGCCGAACTAAATGAATCCCCCGCAAAAAATGCCGGCGGCGCCAAGCCCCGCAAAAAAATGTCGACCCGTGTAGACCTGACCGCGATGGTTGACCTGGCATTCCTGTTGGTCACCTTTTTTATGCTGACCACATCCCTGAGCAAACCCAAAGCTATGAACCTGGCCATGCCTGATAATACTGAGCCGGGCCCGGTGGCGGCATCGCGCACTGTTACGCTGTGTTTGGGTAAGGATAATCAACTGGTATACTATCGCGGCGAGATAGATAAACCGGTAGATGCCCCGCAGGTGATCGGTTATCAAAAAGACCTGCGCCATACCTTATTAACAACCGCCCAAAAAATAAAGGCCGAAACCGGCAAGGACATGATCGTAGTAATAAAGCCAGGCGAGCACTCGGTTTACGGAAACGTGGTAAACACCATCGATGAACTGAACATCACCCGCTCGCCCATCTACGCCGTAACAGAGATCACTCCAAAGGATAACGACCTGCTAAAGCAAAAAAGCATTTTTTAA
- a CDS encoding isoprenyl transferase: protein MGYKEQIDLSKLPKHIAIIMDGNGRWAKGKGKLRVFGHHNGVVSVSDVVEGAGEIGIDYLTLYTFSAENWNRPKLEVAAIMELLVSTINKEIKKLMDNNVRLNAIGDLEMLPGKCYKELMGAIEKTSKNTGLTLTLALSYGSRREIMHAAQQIANKVLKGELKPEDITEDVFSANLYTYNMPDPELLIRTSGEYRISNYLLWQIAYAELYFTNKLWPDFRREDLYEAILDYQQRERRFGKTSEQVK from the coding sequence ATGGGATATAAAGAGCAGATAGACTTATCGAAACTACCAAAACACATTGCTATTATTATGGATGGTAACGGCCGCTGGGCCAAGGGCAAGGGCAAGCTGCGTGTTTTCGGCCATCACAACGGTGTAGTATCGGTAAGCGATGTAGTAGAGGGCGCCGGCGAAATAGGTATCGATTACCTTACGCTATACACTTTCAGCGCCGAAAACTGGAACCGCCCCAAACTGGAAGTAGCCGCGATTATGGAATTGCTGGTGAGCACCATTAACAAAGAGATCAAAAAACTGATGGACAACAATGTGCGCCTCAACGCCATTGGCGACCTGGAAATGCTGCCCGGCAAATGCTACAAAGAATTGATGGGCGCTATCGAAAAAACATCAAAAAATACCGGCCTGACACTTACCCTTGCATTAAGCTACGGTTCGCGCCGCGAAATTATGCATGCCGCGCAGCAGATAGCTAATAAGGTACTTAAGGGCGAATTAAAGCCCGAAGATATTACCGAGGATGTATTTAGCGCCAACCTGTATACCTACAATATGCCCGATCCCGAACTATTGATCAGGACAAGCGGCGAGTACCGCATCAGTAATTATTTGCTTTGGCAGATAGCTTATGCCGAACTATATTTTACAAATAAGCTATGGCCCGATTTCCGCAGGGAAGACCTGTACGAGGCCATATTAGACTACCAGCAGCGCGAACGCCGGTTTGGCAAGACAAGCGAGCAGGTAAAGTAA
- the bamA gene encoding outer membrane protein assembly factor BamA: MNKYIFAILFSVLSVAAMAQIPGQQRQPSLARSVSADSLSYLNPKEYIIGGVSVAGTKYLDKDILLQISKLNKGDRVTLPGDASAKVIKDLWEQGLFDDVKLNITKINLDTVYLEIAIQERPRLSRLHLTGIRKGEIEDVQKKLNDKTGKIVNENLLNTTNAIIKKHFAEKGFLNTTVTIKQRVDPGDANSVILDVAVDKKQKVKIAHVYFEGNKAFSASKLKGYMKDTREKKFYHIFGSKKFKQDKYDEDKQTLVEKMQGAGYRDAEVISDSVWKNDEKTVNVKLKVYEGPKYYFGNVKWSGNARYPADFLQKVLRIKKGDVFSEEELNKRLSGPTQNSDDLSSLYLNDGYLTYQADPVQTRIYNDTIDLDIRIYEGPQYTINRIILKGNDVTNDKVVLRELTTKPGQKFSKEAIVRSTREISQLGNFDETKIDPKPTNIQQADGTVDIVYNVVEKPSDQVELSGGFGGGQLVGTLGLTFNNFSLRNIFNLKAYKPLPKGDGQKLSLRGQANGKNYQNYSFTFSEPWLGGKKPIYFALSAYTQLSSTGQYYPKSDPNYNFLRINGIGVTLGKRLRFPDNYFQLNYSLNFDHYKLDNFTGYLFSNGTSFNIKLTQELSRNSLDAPIFPTQGSNIKFTVQVTPPYSLFNHTNYAIATPEQRYHFVEYHKWKFDAQWFQRVAGKLVLMTQTRFGFLGQYSSAVGQSPFERFKVGGDGMQSYQFLQGSEIIGLRGYQNFSIVPYGSNYNENNNPGSPIYNKYTLELRHPITASQSATIFLLAFAEGGNVWNNFNDFNPFQVRRSVGVGARIFLPIFGLLGLDYGYGFDKIPGIPGANKGQFHFSIAQSLTGGFN, translated from the coding sequence ATGAATAAATATATTTTCGCTATTCTTTTTTCAGTGCTAAGTGTCGCTGCAATGGCCCAGATCCCTGGTCAGCAAAGGCAGCCGTCGTTAGCCAGGTCTGTTTCGGCTGATAGTTTAAGTTACCTTAACCCTAAGGAATATATCATTGGCGGCGTATCTGTTGCCGGTACCAAATACCTTGATAAAGACATCCTGCTGCAAATTTCAAAACTAAACAAAGGCGATAGGGTTACTTTGCCCGGCGACGCGTCGGCCAAGGTAATTAAGGACCTTTGGGAGCAGGGCCTTTTTGATGATGTAAAACTGAACATCACCAAGATCAATCTCGATACAGTTTACCTTGAAATAGCTATACAGGAACGCCCGCGCTTATCGCGTCTGCACCTTACCGGCATCCGCAAGGGTGAAATTGAAGACGTACAGAAAAAACTGAACGATAAAACTGGTAAGATCGTTAACGAAAACCTGCTGAATACCACCAACGCTATCATTAAAAAGCATTTTGCCGAAAAAGGTTTCCTGAACACCACCGTTACTATTAAACAAAGGGTTGACCCCGGTGATGCCAACAGTGTGATACTGGATGTGGCGGTTGATAAAAAGCAAAAGGTAAAAATAGCCCACGTATATTTTGAAGGTAATAAGGCTTTCAGCGCGTCTAAGCTGAAGGGCTACATGAAAGATACTCGCGAGAAGAAATTCTATCACATCTTCGGTTCGAAGAAGTTTAAGCAGGATAAGTACGATGAAGATAAACAAACCCTGGTTGAAAAAATGCAGGGTGCCGGCTACCGCGATGCCGAGGTAATATCAGATTCGGTTTGGAAGAATGATGAGAAAACCGTTAACGTAAAGCTAAAAGTTTACGAAGGCCCTAAATATTACTTTGGTAATGTAAAATGGTCGGGCAATGCGCGTTATCCTGCAGATTTCCTGCAAAAGGTATTGCGTATTAAAAAAGGCGATGTGTTTAGCGAGGAAGAGCTGAACAAAAGGCTGAGCGGCCCAACCCAAAACAGCGATGACCTGAGTTCGTTATACCTGAACGACGGTTACCTGACCTACCAGGCCGACCCGGTACAAACCCGCATCTATAACGATACCATCGATTTGGATATCCGCATTTACGAAGGCCCCCAATATACCATCAACCGTATTATATTAAAAGGTAACGATGTTACCAATGATAAAGTGGTATTACGCGAACTGACCACCAAACCAGGCCAGAAATTCAGTAAGGAAGCCATTGTGCGCAGTACCCGCGAAATTTCGCAGCTGGGTAACTTTGATGAAACCAAGATCGACCCGAAGCCAACCAACATTCAGCAAGCTGATGGTACCGTTGATATTGTTTACAACGTGGTTGAAAAACCATCAGACCAGGTGGAGTTATCCGGTGGTTTTGGTGGCGGCCAGCTGGTGGGTACGCTGGGTTTAACGTTCAATAACTTCTCGTTACGTAATATTTTCAACCTGAAAGCTTACAAACCACTGCCTAAAGGCGATGGACAGAAATTAAGCTTACGCGGCCAGGCCAACGGTAAAAACTACCAGAACTATTCGTTCACTTTCTCTGAGCCATGGCTGGGCGGTAAAAAACCTATTTACTTCGCTTTGAGCGCTTATACACAGTTAAGTTCAACAGGTCAGTACTATCCAAAGTCCGATCCTAACTATAACTTCCTGCGCATTAACGGTATCGGTGTAACTTTAGGTAAACGCCTGCGTTTCCCTGATAACTACTTCCAGTTGAATTACTCGTTAAACTTCGATCATTATAAGCTGGATAACTTTACTGGTTACCTGTTTAGCAATGGTACATCGTTCAACATTAAGTTAACGCAGGAGTTAAGCCGTAACTCGTTAGACGCGCCGATCTTCCCGACACAGGGTTCAAACATTAAGTTCACGGTGCAGGTAACACCGCCGTACTCGTTATTTAACCATACCAACTATGCCATTGCTACGCCAGAGCAGCGTTACCACTTTGTAGAGTACCACAAATGGAAATTCGACGCGCAATGGTTCCAGCGTGTTGCCGGTAAACTGGTGCTGATGACGCAAACCCGTTTCGGCTTCTTAGGTCAGTACAGTTCGGCTGTAGGCCAGTCGCCATTCGAACGCTTTAAAGTAGGTGGTGATGGTATGCAGAGTTACCAGTTTTTGCAAGGTAGCGAGATCATCGGTTTGCGTGGTTATCAAAACTTCTCTATCGTTCCTTACGGTTCAAACTATAACGAGAACAATAACCCGGGCAGCCCTATCTATAATAAATACACGCTGGAGTTGCGCCACCCGATCACCGCGAGCCAATCGGCCACCATATTTTTACTGGCCTTTGCCGAAGGTGGTAACGTTTGGAACAATTTTAACGACTTTAATCCGTTCCAGGTTAGGCGTTCGGTTGGTGTGGGCGCGCGCATATTTCTTCCTATATTTGGTTTACTTGGGTTGGATTATGGTTATGGCTTCGATAAAATACCGGGCATACCGGGTGCAAATAAAGGCCAGTTCCATTTTTCAATTGCACAGAGTTTAACCGGTGGATTTAATTAA